gtattttttttaaaataattatgcataTGTACTTTCATTGTGTCCCagaataaaacgaaatatttgcaatttttgatcgttaagatttttttctaaaattacgaGCGTAACCGCAGTTAAATCCAGAACATATTCCTCCTGTATCTCAGTTAGTGATGCAATCCAATACCGTCGCTTGAGAAGGTTTGACGTTGAGGAATGGATGTCTCCCATCTTACGACATTTTCGCTAAGGTAATACTTGCCCACTCTAATGTATTCACATGTACATAGACATCATCATGTTTTTTAATGTGCGTTTTGTGTTATGTCGATGAACATCATTAGTCTAAAATAGACTCTCATGGACTACTTAACTAGCGATAATTTTATCAAGTATTATAACTCTAGTGTTTAtttcttcatattttatatcttgCAACCGAATCAATTTTTTAAATcgagtttattttatatccacaaatatgacaataatgattacaaaaaaaaaaaaaatacaacactacAGATAATAAAAAGCGTGCCATTTTAAATCCgctattttgtaataaacaagAAAGTAACTAATGAAACACAGTGAATGGACGagacggtttttatatttttctatttggaTTTTCTCGGCTCAACTTAATACATCAGAATGGGAGTTTTTAAAATGGATTTGTGAATGGAACAATAGGATAAGATTTATGGACGCTTTCATTTATAATGTCGAGTGTGAAATGAatataaactgttttataaCCGCCAAGTCTGCGGGCTTCTGTAGATTGTTTAACTTTGTCAAATTGCTTTGAAGTAGTCTCGTCGCTACTCGAATAAGACaactttttaatgtatttttaaagagGTTCCCACGTAAGTCTGTTGAATCataaacgtaaatattaattaagtttcGCGTTAGTTAAAGAGAATATTGGAAGGTgggaaattcaaatgtaatatattttaattcatatgcttaatgtaatttgtaatattatagcTAATACAAAGTCAGTTTATGGATGCTTTCATCTCTACCTATTTTGTTTAGGGATAAAGCCGTTGAGTGTATCCGTGGTGTAGATggattgcgtgcgcggtacgactacCGCTGAATTCTGGCGAAGGGATGTTGGGACTTCctgttcagtatcagcttggaatttgtgtccCGTATGACTAAAGGCTTATCGCATAATGagatagaatatacatcaatgacGAAGGGGAAAGTTTTCCTGACACGTCATATCggtactaataattattaaatgcggtctgcaaatcgttctaatggtaattagatttgacccaaattacgaaagggaagccggcaggaatcgggttatatggagccTTCGGCACTGATACACATGGAGAAAAGTGCACTACTTGcgcttctgcttaccccttcagaGATCGGGGATGAACGACCTGAGTGAGGGTAGGTAAATCGCAATATTTTcgatctaaaaaaaaattgttatctaGAACCAAGTCGACTGCTTTTGAATGaaacaaagttttaataaatgtttttttatttgtacatttgacgatacaatttataataaataattcacattaAGTTACTTGGAGCGTACAGAAATAATTGAGTGAACATCGTTAGTATCAAAGTTCCCCGAGTTTGTAGTAACTAGTCAAAAATACTTTCCCAACTTAaagtaagtttatataaaaataatggtaaTAACTCCTAGGTTAAACATTTGTattaggtaagtatattttcttgtttgataaatgtatattttttatctaaaacatTTATTGCGTAGTCTTCCGATACTAATTTCTTACCCAATCGGTAAATAACAAGATATAAGTTGGCGCAAAATAATCCGGTTTTTAGGAAAAGcggtacaaatataaaaaagttattttcttcCTTACTACTACGTCACATATCACTGCAGTTCTATCACCATTCACATAAAACTACGACTATTCTCACACTCACAATATAGACGGTACATtacaacctaacctaacctaaccttaaaTATCACAATCACGCTGCGTTCtgcaacacaaaataataaggCGGTTGAATTTTGTTGACACCGTCCGTCGTCATTTTGGGCAACGGTCCGTGCCATTCCAGTCTGTATTTCTCTAAGATCCTGGCTGTCAGAGATGTCAGCATTTTGCCAGCGACGCCGGTGGCCGGGCAGGTCTCCCCGAATGGCATGGAGGCTAGAGGATGGGCCCTGGAGGCTCGGAGAGGCTGCCATCCCTCGCTGCACCAGCGTTCAGGGATGAAGGCATTCGCTCTGCCCCATTGTTTCTCGGCTTTGCTCGTGACGCTGTGTGCTAGAACTATGTCGAcctgtaaagaaaaaatactttaagatTTTCTGTTACAGTTGTATCATGCTTTAGAATATATTAGATTGatctttttgtgtttgttacgcCTTATAAATTCCAGAGAGATAGATAGATGTAGATTAACGATCTAATGTGAACTGAAAATAGTTTGCATGCCTGGTTTTATACCacatgaattaataataaatgattaccCACATTATTCACCATATTATCATTTCAATTCTTGTCTATCTCTGTATTCGGAAATAGTATACGTCAATGCTACTTAGTACCCCTATTTTCTCACTACCCATAAAACAATTAACTCACCCCTTCAGGAATCTCGTATCCTGCCACGATGAGGCTCTCCTTGCTCCTTCTCACAACCCCCCCGGTGATGGGATGGAGCCTCATGGCCTCCCGCGTGCAGGCGGCGACGTAGCTAAGCTCGGGGTGTTGCGCCCCCGCGTCCTTCGACGCTTCCGCCCAGATGACCTCATCATGGGCCCGTTGTTGCTGCGCCGCGTGGAGGGATAGGTGGTAGAACATGCTCAGCGCTGATTGGGCCAGCTGGAAGAGAAGTAGGAGTCAATAGGTTCAAGATAAATTTGTTGGTAGGATTTGtatccacctggatagcgaccactgtacaaaGTTGTAAAATCCATCATAATCgcagtgtgttgcgttccgggatcataaCTCCGGGTTGCGTAACTGTTGACAGGCGCGGAATACTTATATCTCGTTGTTCGACACGCTTTCTGTACCAGATGTCTGTAACTGGGTCCAACATACCGCcatattcaataaacaaattcaatcgcttctttcgatctatctcaaaaatgcaCGAATCAGATTAAAtacgcttacaaatgagttattttgattgagttATTGAAAATCGTATTGAATATAAAGATtgggtttgtttattgaaacagGCTGTTAGACGTGCAAGCGACAATGCTTCTACACTACCTAGTTAGATCATCATAAAATAACACGATCTATCAAACATAAAACCcactcatattatttttgttctaataaaataagaatttaaatatcaacTTACAGGGTCGACTCCTGCCAGTAAAATGTCAGCGGCGACGGGCAGTATCCGCCTTTCTAACGGCCGCAGCTTGTCCAGGAGAACTTGTTCTGGCTTCAACTTGTCAGAGTTCAGCTCGTACAGCGCTTTCAACAAGAAGTGTTCGGTTAAACTGAAACAAGAATAATAAATCGTACCTTTAGAACTAAAGTAACTTAACTCAAAACAGACGATTTGTGggataggaaaaaaaaattaaaacaatatagaaggGAATTGGTCGTTGAAATTGAGAATTTCTGTttgtattctataattttgtttttttttgtcataggGTTCTAGAGCATGCTTTGGAAGGtgctttttaacaaaataagaaaatatataaattttgagttaggtcCCTTTAGTTCTAGCTAAATATTATCATCAAAGGATGTTCCATGTTCTTTCCGTGTACAGATTTGACTTggctataagtatatttatgatCAATCACCGAGTTGTTGTTAAACTTCTCGgaggaaaaaatacaaaagtaattctcaatctagaaataaaaatcaaatctttttattcccatttaaaaaaaatagatatatttaaacatagaaAACTTCGTAGACATCGGCGTAGTGTGCATAACTTTCAATGAAATGGTGCCCAATGTGCCTAGAACGTGGCAAAATAACACGACACGACTCCGTGTCGAtttatttggttttttttttttttttttttttttattctttatttaaggagcttggtcgttatttcacgactatgtcgctccgtacgtccacttttatccatgcctactatttttttataaaataaaaatattttttaataagcctttagcctcttccgatactggaatggtcaaaaagctatttatgctgcccacattaaagtatgaggcccactccgcacacactccgacaaaacatgaattaagtcatctcttactccacagtcaGAGCAGTTTGGGGGAGTTTGACGCCTGCATAAGatgcttaaacatatttgtcggaataTGCCCAGAGCGGAGCCTCATTACTGCCACTAGCTCTTGTCTGCTCAAAGCACAATCAGTAATCCTTGGAGATTGTAACGGCGCAGGTTGAATCGTGCGGTACCATATGCCTTTTTCTTGGGAGCGTTTATCAAAAAACTCATTCCACAGTTGGATACAGTGACGCTTTACTTGTGTTAACATTTCCGTGTAATGTGGTgcaggatttaaaaatataccctCCGTCGTTGCTTCTTTAGCTAATAAATCTGCTGTGTCATTACCACAAAGACGAATATGAGCAGGAACCCATTGTAGCTTAATCGTCTTAGGTCTCAACGaaataatttggtttaaaatctTATAGGCTAAAGAAGCGCCACGAATGGTAGTCGTACACCGAGCCAAATGTTGTAAAGCGCTTTTTGAGTCGGTgatgattacaatattattatatgagatTGACTCTGCGTAAGAACAAGCTTCTAAAATAGCTACGAGCTCGGCTGACATAATAGAAATATccgaatgaattttaaaacgtaCCCTAGAATTTGTTTGTGGGTCAAAGAAAGACGCACCAATATTCGCCTGAAATTTAGATCCATctgtaaaaatcttataataattggAATATCTCTCGTCAATATACTGAAGgcaagtttgttttaaatattctgtgtTGTACTGATTTTTAGCTAGTTCAATtccgttaacataagaaatgatgAAGTCAGATGAGTCAATATAACTAACTCAATATTTCATCGCGAACATATCTAATAAAGCACTGCAATTTACTCGAACATTCCTAAAAAGCTTTTGTAATTTCCATAATAACGGTTCCTTTTTCCTATTCCAAGTATGACTGCCACGACATCCATCCTCTactgatgataaaatattactattgaaatgtaaagatttgcatttaaacaaatattttccactTAGATAACGTCTCCTAATAGTGAGAGGTTGAAGGCATAGCTCACTCTCCATCACGTGTATTGGCGTTGTTTTCAAAAAGCTTCCAATGATTCTCATGGCcgcattttgaattttatccaatttactAGTATGACACTGTGCACTATCATCGAATAAAAAGCTTGCATAATCTAATCGACTCCGAACCATAGCCATGTATATATATCTAAGATGCTTGGGATGAACTCCCCAACCCGATCctgctaaaatttttaaaagatttaagtaCTTAGACGCTTTTTCAGAAATTTCATTAATGTGTTTGGACCATCTCAAAGAGCAATCCAGCCATACACCTAAATATTTAACGTACGGGGATAACTGAACATCAAAACCATCAACTTTAActtgaaaagaatattttttataccctTTCTGAAAGATACACACCTTGCTTTTAGTTGGAGAAATATCTAGACCTATATcatgtaacaaatatacaaagttGTTTAAGGCTGTTTGCAATATTCTTACAGAGTCGGAAACATATTGGTTTGTGGTATACAGTACAAAATCATCAGCATACTGTGAGACagtcacaatatttatttgtttgctaATATCCATTGTTACAACAATTTATTTGGATTGTTGAGACTAACACGTAACTGACGCGTTCGTGTATCGATCAATGAAACACCAAACTTAAAGGAAAGCGACTCACGTGTCGCGTTTCTTTGAGATATTCTAAGGATgcagacattttaaaataaaatcactttacaaataaacaacatCGTGCATTACGTacgtaaataattgaattacGTTTCCTGAGTGCAAAAACAATGTGCAATTTGCCGTTCTAATCTTAGAGGTCATATGAACAGAGATTTGTGGTTACTGATTGTCTAAATCTATTTTAGGTTCCGTAAAAACTGCAAAATAGTATAATTGCGGTATTGTTCTATGAACTACAGTATACGGTTATTAATGGATTTAACCGTTGCATTGTATGGTTGAAAATtgatataaagataaattaaaaacattatacttGGTGTGGGATTACCCAAAAAATAGATATAGAAAGAAATCAGTGCGCAAGAACATGTTTCGTAATTAGCAGACattgcaattataattttatattttttaaacataattgatgataaataatataattctttcattattttgtttagtctattaatataattaaagatgTAAAAATTCAAGTTACAAAACATAAACCAgtcttcaaaataatattgtctaatTATAACGTGTATTTAGAGaaagtaaaaacaattataaataatgatgaaAGATTAAAAAGCTATATTTCCTATTATCCTATCTCAATGGTATCTTGTATTTAATGCACTAATGTATAGTCGCCATAAAAATAGccgaacaaacaaaaaaaaaacaccaatattttttttttcttttttgtgaaGGGTagtttattcattatattttatatttttgaagaaagaataatattggtaagaaaaaaaaagacataGTTTGAATTTTTTAGCTACTTTTGCGGATGTACACATTGCTTAAACATACATAAACTGGTCAAAATATTTGGTTTAGTctaaatatttacctaaaatgTCTGTCAAATGTCTTCAAAGCGTTGTTGAAAGTGCTGGATTCAGTCTTGAGAGTGTCTTCGCTGCGAGTGAGGAAGGAGCCGCGCGTGATGTCCCGCGAGCACCGCACCAACCGCTCCGCCGCTGTCAGCTCCTCATGAGATTTGTTGTATAGGGAACAAGTTCCTTTCCCAGGTTCTGGATTtctggaataaattaattagttagAACCCTTTCACTTTTGATTTAGTTGtcgttttaaactttaaaacgtGCTAAGCAGATGGTCCATTGATTTAAACCAAAGAGGGTATATATTTCGAATGATTATCATCATAGCATTATCTAGTAATATGTTGTCAATACTTTTAGGGTTTTGATAGGAAGGCGGGCGTGGGGCTGGGGAGAGGAGTAGAACATAGTGTTGGAGCAATTTGAATGTTGAACTACTTACTTGTTTTCAGGGTTTGGAGCATGCGCAGAGCCATCAAGACAGCCCAGTCTGATGCCGAAGATCATCATGCCGATGGTTTCGATCGCCCATCTGTAGATTTCGCTTTCAAGTTCCACGTTGAGTGAAGCTCCCTCTTGTCTTAGCTCTCCTAGCCTGGAAGCAGAGCTCGTATTAGGATATAAAACTACTTTAATTTATTGCGATAACTTAGAAAACACTGGTCAGTGCCATGGTATACCACTaacgttttttttaagttattgttgtattttcaAAGTCCtgttacatcatgggacggaacagaaggcgaaaagtgggtgttctGGTTGTAATATACTTGGTATGCAATTCCTTATATATTGATTAGAAACCTAACCCATCAGAGGACACCTACGTAATTCTCTACATCTAATTGTGAAAACATAGgaaactaaaaattataattgtacaaaatatgtGACAATTCTTTCATGAAttactgtaaatatttaaaaagcagAACCTTTGGAGTTATCACAAAACTGGCGGATATTAAATGAGCTTTGTTATCGATTcctttacataaataactctGTGATAACATCAACTATTATCTTCCGAATATTATCTGCATTATTGCACTTTGTTTGTGCGCGCTAAGTTCTTTCAAACcggtattattttattctgttttgaTAAAGCATGTCATtgatttgttttgaataattgGGTCTTCACATTAATTCTCACAGCTGGGTACCGGCCTATTCCACTACCGAGAGGCTCTAGGAATTAGTCCACCAAgttggcctagtgcgagttgaTATACTTCATATACCTTCAAAATCCTTGAGTCTTAGGTATGTAGTTTTCCTTacgatatttttgttatttattatagcgAGCGATAAGAACTTATCGACTTTAAGTGCAGGAATTGAACGTGTGACCTTCATCCCACCATTACGTTCTACTCTCCACTAAGCTTCAACttagttttgtattattattaagttatcttACCTCCTCGTCACGTCGGCTGCAATATCATCAAATGCCGCTTCGTAGTTCTTGAGTAGTGCTCCTTCTTGCAGCAGCATCCTTATTCCGGTCCAGATGGCTTTGGTGTCGTCACTGGAAAGACGATATAATTAGTACAAGCACTAGAGATCAgagttgtttgtattttatgattttctctt
This portion of the Manduca sexta isolate Smith_Timp_Sample1 chromosome 14, JHU_Msex_v1.0, whole genome shotgun sequence genome encodes:
- the LOC115439894 gene encoding probable cytochrome P450 49a1, with amino-acid sequence MKMSKSSFLIRQSLLNRPCRRHIAGSSSSRTSTSPQRQNLVAPVFMPAMATAKSFSEIPGPMALPMLRHSAHILPRIGSFHHAVGLGVLESLRDKYGDLVRLTKASRSRPTLYVFDPEIMREVYESRSTEPPRFDRSPLCQHRKNVGSNCPIHSDDTKAIWTGIRMLLQEGALLKNYEAAFDDIAADVTRRLGELRQEGASLNVELESEIYRWAIETIGMMIFGIRLGCLDGSAHAPNPENKNPEPGKGTCSLYNKSHEELTAAERLVRCSRDITRGSFLTRSEDTLKTESSTFNNALKTFDRHFSLTEHFLLKALYELNSDKLKPEQVLLDKLRPLERRILPVAADILLAGVDPLAQSALSMFYHLSLHAAQQQRAHDEVIWAEASKDAGAQHPELSYVAACTREAMRLHPITGGVVRRSKESLIVAGYEIPEGVDIVLAHSVTSKAEKQWGRANAFIPERWCSEGWQPLRASRAHPLASMPFGETCPATGVAGKMLTSLTARILEKYRLEWHGPLPKMTTDGVNKIQPPYYFVLQNAA